In Cataglyphis hispanica isolate Lineage 1 chromosome 19, ULB_Chis1_1.0, whole genome shotgun sequence, the genomic window CTTCTTCGTAACggttaaaatttgatttgttgaaaactttgtaaataacaaaataaacgtGCTATAGGGgaacacacatataaaaatatactcacAGGAAAATTaacgaatatattattctaatttcaaAAACGCGTAGTGATATGCGACATACTTcatatatgtgattttttgccgaactgaaaaaaatatctatatatttataaaggaaGTTCTACTGTTCTATCCGATTATGACGTCAGAAGCGGGAATTATTTTCTAGATTAAAATTAGTGTTTTTTTTCGtacatcatttatattttacgcgcTACTGTGAATTGATGAAATACACCAAAAATAactctctttattatttcgcaTTAATTAATGTGTTCAAGGATCCGATTTACATGTATAGCCAAAATAAACCTGACAACTGAGCAAAAAGAATCAGTATACATTACACATTACAcacatgtgtatgtatatatatatatatatatatatatatatatatatatatatgtatatttgtttctaaaaaaaaataaatttcggaAAATATTGGGAAAAAATAAAGGATGTCAAAAcaggataaaaaatatatgtaaaaaacaaaatagcgCGGTCGAATAATCGGCTTGCAAAATATCTATCTTTTCATGTTAAGGGACTTGTTTATTATCGATACGTTTTTCAAGTTCAATTTTaaccattatatatatttgaaaatatacatcAATTTATGCTCAAGTGgatgatatttataactataCAATTGACACTCAGCATTCATTAGTTTATCTCGATATAGGAGAAGAAAAGGAATGCAAATCATACGCGTCAAACGTCAGAGTAGGTACATACTGTAGTATCAGTAACAGTCCATTGAATTGATATCCTTCTGTTTGTACATCGTCAGTATGTCGTCCAGGATCGATTCGAAGCTACTGGTGTATGTCTTTAACcaacgatttttttcttcgatataaGCATTGATGTCGCAGTTGAAGATCGCGTGAAGAAAATCTTGGCGTGTCACAGACGAGATATAATCGAGCatcttcttctcttcctccttcacCACTTCGCCGTTCATGTTCATGGAGCTTTTGTAGATGGCTGCCAGCAGATTGGTGTCGTTTGAATCCACGATCTCCTCGATTACGTGTGAAGCGTTTCTCGATTCTTTATCGGAAGGAGATGAGAATACTAGAGGTGTCTCCTTAATGTAGGCAGTGTCTATCGTCGCGTTGTTTTCCGCTGGTAATGACGGTTTGTCCAGTTTGTATTTGAGCAGGCAGGATTTCAGCTTGCCGATTATTGTAGCGGATGCTTTGCATACCTCGAAATCACTATCATCTTTCAAAGTAACCAGGAGCacctgaaatatatataatattttgctattaatatttttatttaggaatccactaatttattttcttaatggcATGTAAAGAGATTTAAGGATATAAAGTTTGTAATCTATGATCGGAGTTTCCAAGTTTTATTACGATTACTTACACCAAGGCAACTTTGTCTCGCCAACTCGTCCAACGCTTTATTTAGCCTTCTCTTAATTTCCGTCTCGTTCAACGCCACAATCTTCCTGTGCTCTTTAGAGAATGTCACGTTTGGGAATGAGTTGTCGAGCATTCCCTGATCCGTCAAATGTGATTTGACGAAATGACCCCAGAACATCAATGCGTTCGTTTTCACTTCCCAATGCAGATCGAATACAGCGGACACGGACATCGCTCGCAACATCGAATCGATGACTTCCTTTCTGCGCAAATCAATGATTACTCAATTATCCAATATATAAACTACTAATtcacatatttaaaagttCTACGTACGACCACTTCTGATGAACATATAACTCTTTGATTAGGTTCACAGCCTCCCTTCTGACTATCGCTTCACTCTCGTTCTCGAGTAGATTAATCGCCATTTCCTGTAACAATCGATTTATTCACGTAATCGCGACACTTCCTTCAACAAcacatttaaaagaatataatagtaaGAAATAATACTGTTAAATCTATTTGTGACAACTGTTGCTCCCACAGTTTGTTGATGCGCACAGTAGTCGCGATAAAAGTTAATGCCGATGCTCGCACGTAACTTTCGCCATCCGTTTTAGCGATTTCGATAGCCACTTTCGGAAATTGATTTGTCAACAAGAAATCTTGGAACGCCGGATATTCTACGATAGAAAGATCATGCTATATTtcttgtgtttatatatattaatatattatatatataaattgttaattgttatttcagttttatatctgaaatataGTAATTACAAGATTGATATATGTGGTTACATATGTATCAATCCTATCCTGATATTCTGATTCACTTACTGTTTTCGGAAATCGTTGCGATGGTATTAAGAACTTCAAGTACACTGTCTCTTACTTCCCAGTTGGGATCATGCAACCTCTTGAAAAGCATAGGCCCTATACCATTCATGTGACTGTCCGAATCCACAAGTAGCGCCAAATTAGGAGGCATAAAGTTATGGATGGCGAGCTTGCATAGCTTCAACGCCTTCACGCAAATCTAAGTagaaatagagaatttttatgagaaacgcatatattatacttttttttctaagtttCCAAATAGTTACACTTaaacttcttttatataaaaaattaaaaaaaaatatgaatacaattttaatacaatttcgaCAATTGATTGCTTACCATTGGTAGTATTTCAGAATGATTGAGGATTCCTTGCGCAAGAGATAATACGCATATTGTTTCTACGCATTCTTGCCACTTCAGTTTAAATCTCTCCGTCATGATAGCTAATCCGTCAAGCAATGACGCAAGTAAAATAGGATATTGCACTATAGGATCACCTTCTAATATCGATTTATAGCGAAACTTTCGCAGATGTTCCGAAGGGGAGGTGCTGTTCGTATTCGACGACATATGATTCTTTGTTTCCCCACACAGGTCTGGCATGTAACTTTTCAAGACATGGCATAAAGCTTGAAAAGCGATAACTGCTACATCCTGAAAAAGAtcacaataattaaagaagagTTAATAAGaacttcaaatttatatttacgagtgtgtatacaattatttataattataatcccAAATTTGGCAATGGtacaataattcaaatatgagATGTTTATTGAATTACA contains:
- the LOC126856466 gene encoding uncharacterized protein LOC126856466, which produces MNSCSKKNEVVLAQVLDLFLLPDYNVVSTTYLDHLLSHIAENTKDCATVHYEYCEVFQKWIPKALAIWESGQKVSQPVITFTLKLVGIISQHELRYHYWQCQDVYNRLYKILQLHRDDLSASIKMAYTTMLSDLIAHRSGRQWVIKSGVWRDVVKCAHWNHTMYVTWESQKFLSTLLLHEQKNIEVCTEIILAVAAPLMNNAVDAQLHQVLEETYLEQNRLLCATLDLLTSILENTLFATLDNSIPELLEKLVNLEMRVKALFEACISTRFLQHVHKLLLLLLFLKLKQGIKEHTDVIDADAWQKFCYGLCYISMMLLSKKYIIELVRYNKFAMIYWKKLLALREIVLPEEHKFEHQAIALMILPLCVCIKKNHLNHDFLDMFINKIFDVTCTTVQRLAYNMRDIIWKGDLPMEQICKVSIDLVLEILDIMDRDVAVIAFQALCHVLKSYMPDLCGETKNHMSSNTNSTSPSEHLRKFRYKSILEGDPIVQYPILLASLLDGLAIMTERFKLKWQECVETICVLSLAQGILNHSEILPMICVKALKLCKLAIHNFMPPNLALLVDSDSHMNGIGPMLFKRLHDPNWEVRDSVLEVLNTIATISENKYPAFQDFLLTNQFPKVAIEIAKTDGESYVRASALTFIATTVRINKLWEQQLSQIDLTEMAINLLENESEAIVRREAVNLIKELYVHQKWSKEVIDSMLRAMSVSAVFDLHWEVKTNALMFWGHFVKSHLTDQGMLDNSFPNVTFSKEHRKIVALNETEIKRRLNKALDELARQSCLGVLLVTLKDDSDFEVCKASATIIGKLKSCLLKYKLDKPSLPAENNATIDTAYIKETPLVFSSPSDKESRNASHVIEEIVDSNDTNLLAAIYKSSMNMNGEVVKEEEKKMLDYISSVTRQDFLHAIFNCDINAYIEEKNRWLKTYTSSFESILDDILTMYKQKDINSMDCY